A stretch of the Sphingomonas sp. CL5.1 genome encodes the following:
- a CDS encoding transferrin receptor-like dimerization domain-containing protein: protein MRAAQILAGAALAAMAAAGVAQTASTDRKAIEAQFDQHISSADQLAWLKDMSSAPNHVGSPHDKANAEAILAKFKQWGWDAHIETFHVLYPTPISTTVEMVAPEKIVLGGQEPPVPGDDTSSKTADALPPYVAFQGDGDVTGDLVYVNYGMPEDYKALARRGIDVKGKIVIARYGTGWRGLKPKLAQDHGAIGCIIYSDPADDGYAQGDAYPVGGARPAGSVQRGSVADMPLYPGDPLTPGIGATLNAKRLTREQAPTILKIPVLPMSYGDAGKLLARLGGPVAPAPWRGALPVTYHMGGNGGVSVHLAVKSNWKLTPAYDVIAMLKGSRYPDQWVIRGNHHDGWVFGAADPLSGNVAMLSEAKALGELYRSGWRPARTIVYTSWDAEEPMLLGSTEWAEQHADELKQKGAIYINTDGNGRGMLHAQGSHSFQHLVNAVAADVTDPETGASVAARARAGVLADAFDHTGQVNATALAAAEKGGDLPLGALGSGSDYSAYIQHLGLPAINIGFGGEDESDGVYHSIYDSFHHVTTFDDPGLKYGAALSKVVGRLVLRLADADLPVQRYGDFADTVGIYLGEVKKLAADRRAEDTKRDRLIADGAFRLASDPLKPVGAPAPEAVTPEFDFAALDGAVKTLRQSAAAFDGALAARGAALSQAQRDRLSAQLRDIDQLLLDDRGLPERPWYKHLIYAPGRFTGYGAKTLPGVREAIEERRFDDAREFVGRTAKVLRDYAARLDQARATVEGK, encoded by the coding sequence ATGCGCGCAGCACAGATTCTGGCGGGGGCCGCGCTCGCGGCGATGGCGGCGGCCGGCGTGGCGCAGACCGCATCCACCGACCGCAAGGCGATCGAGGCGCAGTTCGACCAGCATATCAGCTCGGCCGACCAGCTGGCGTGGCTGAAGGACATGTCGTCCGCGCCGAACCATGTCGGCTCGCCACACGACAAGGCCAACGCCGAGGCGATCCTCGCCAAGTTCAAGCAATGGGGCTGGGACGCGCATATCGAGACGTTCCACGTCCTCTATCCCACGCCGATCTCCACCACCGTGGAGATGGTCGCGCCGGAGAAGATCGTGCTGGGCGGACAGGAGCCGCCGGTCCCCGGCGACGATACGTCGTCGAAGACGGCCGATGCGCTGCCGCCCTATGTCGCCTTCCAGGGCGACGGCGACGTCACCGGCGATCTCGTCTACGTCAATTACGGGATGCCGGAGGATTACAAGGCGCTCGCCCGGCGCGGCATCGACGTGAAGGGCAAGATCGTCATCGCGCGCTACGGCACCGGCTGGCGCGGGCTGAAGCCCAAGCTGGCGCAGGATCACGGCGCGATCGGCTGCATCATCTATTCCGATCCGGCCGATGACGGCTATGCGCAAGGCGACGCCTATCCGGTCGGCGGGGCGCGCCCGGCGGGCAGCGTGCAGCGCGGCTCGGTCGCGGACATGCCGCTCTATCCCGGCGACCCGCTGACCCCCGGCATCGGCGCGACGCTCAACGCCAAAAGGCTGACCCGCGAGCAAGCGCCGACGATCCTCAAGATTCCGGTGCTGCCGATGTCCTATGGCGATGCGGGCAAGCTGCTCGCGCGGCTCGGCGGCCCGGTCGCGCCGGCGCCGTGGCGTGGCGCGCTGCCCGTCACCTATCATATGGGCGGCAACGGCGGCGTATCCGTCCATCTCGCGGTGAAGTCCAACTGGAAGCTGACGCCGGCCTATGACGTGATCGCGATGCTGAAAGGCTCGCGCTATCCCGATCAATGGGTGATCCGCGGCAATCATCATGACGGCTGGGTGTTCGGCGCGGCCGATCCGCTTTCCGGCAATGTCGCGATGCTTTCGGAGGCGAAGGCGCTCGGCGAATTGTATCGCTCCGGCTGGCGGCCGGCGCGGACGATCGTCTATACGAGCTGGGACGCGGAGGAGCCGATGCTGCTCGGCTCGACCGAATGGGCCGAGCAACATGCCGACGAGCTGAAGCAGAAGGGCGCGATCTACATCAACACCGACGGCAACGGGCGCGGGATGCTCCATGCGCAGGGCAGCCATTCGTTCCAGCATCTCGTCAATGCCGTTGCCGCCGACGTGACCGATCCGGAGACGGGCGCGAGCGTCGCGGCGCGCGCCCGCGCGGGCGTTCTCGCCGATGCGTTCGATCATACGGGGCAGGTCAACGCAACCGCGCTGGCGGCGGCCGAGAAGGGCGGCGACCTGCCGCTCGGCGCGCTGGGATCGGGGTCGGACTATTCCGCCTATATCCAGCATCTCGGCCTGCCCGCGATCAACATCGGCTTCGGCGGCGAGGATGAGTCCGACGGCGTCTATCATTCGATCTACGACAGCTTCCACCATGTAACGACCTTCGACGATCCGGGCCTGAAATATGGCGCGGCGCTGTCGAAGGTGGTCGGGCGGCTGGTGCTGCGGCTCGCCGACGCCGACCTGCCGGTGCAGCGCTACGGCGATTTCGCCGACACGGTCGGGATCTATCTTGGCGAGGTGAAGAAGCTCGCCGCCGATCGTCGCGCCGAGGATACGAAGCGCGACAGGCTGATCGCCGATGGCGCGTTCCGCCTCGCCAGCGATCCGCTCAAGCCGGTCGGCGCCCCGGCGCCGGAGGCGGTGACGCCCGAGTTCGATTTCGCGGCGCTCGACGGTGCGGTGAAGACGCTCAGGCAATCGGCCGCCGCGTTCGATGGCGCGCTGGCGGCGCGGGGCGCGGCGCTATCGCAGGCGCAACGCGACCGGCTCTCCGCGCAGCTTCGCGACATCGACCAGCTGCTGCTCGACGATCGCGGCCTGCCGGAGCGGCCGTGGTACAAGCACCTGATCTACGCCCCCGGCCGCTTCACCGGCTATGGTGCGAAGACGCTGCCCGGCGTGCGCGAGGCGATCGAGGAGCGCCGCTTCGACGACGCCCGCGAGTTCGTCGGCCGCACCGCCAAGGTGCTGCGCGACTATGCCGCGCGGCTCGATCAGGCGCGCGCGACGGTGGAGGGGAAATAG
- a CDS encoding 2-hydroxychromene-2-carboxylate isomerase, with protein sequence MTLAFDCFWSFRSPYSYLVTPRLVALERDFDVRCNVRVVRPIAVRQPEFFSNGDPLWVSYLMRDTVRTAEYLGLPYRWPRPDPVVMDFATRTYPKEQPYIHRLSRLGQLAAERGRGLPFIAAVSRLIWSGATDNWHEGDHLAHAAAAAGLDLAEMDRVVEAQGERLAAAIEANEADQRAAGHYGVPLMAFGGEPFFGQDRFDQLVWRMEQAGLARRAD encoded by the coding sequence ATGACGCTGGCGTTCGATTGCTTCTGGTCGTTCCGTTCGCCCTATTCCTATCTGGTGACACCCCGGCTGGTGGCGCTGGAGCGCGATTTCGACGTGCGCTGCAATGTCCGCGTCGTCCGCCCGATCGCGGTGCGGCAGCCGGAGTTCTTCTCGAACGGCGATCCGCTGTGGGTCAGCTATCTGATGCGCGACACGGTGCGGACGGCGGAATATCTCGGCTTGCCCTATCGCTGGCCGCGTCCCGATCCGGTGGTGATGGACTTCGCGACGCGCACCTATCCGAAGGAACAGCCTTATATCCACCGGCTCAGCCGCCTGGGCCAGCTTGCTGCCGAGCGCGGGCGCGGCCTGCCGTTCATCGCCGCGGTGAGCCGCCTGATCTGGAGCGGCGCGACCGATAACTGGCACGAGGGCGACCACCTCGCCCATGCGGCGGCCGCCGCCGGGCTGGACCTCGCCGAGATGGATCGCGTGGTGGAAGCGCAAGGGGAGCGACTCGCCGCCGCGATCGAGGCCAATGAGGCGGACCAGCGCGCCGCCGGCCATTACGGCGTGCCGCTGATGGCGTTCGGCGGCGAGCCGTTCTTCGGGCAGGATCGCTTCGACCAGCTCGTCTGGCGGATGGAGCAAGCGGGGCTGGCGCGACGCGCCGATTGA
- a CDS encoding TetR/AcrR family transcriptional regulator, which produces MSRRKIVEAMVALVGEGDPAPPAEQIAARAGVGLRTVFRQFADMEAIYAGMAERLAREYHDWLDPFTAADWRGQLGEMLARRLDTYERLMPYKRAADAHRHASATIQRHHAGVLATMRERLVGLLPPAVAGDAVLLEAIDLLLSFETWQRLRLDQNLSPENARAVVAGAIARLLPQEDVK; this is translated from the coding sequence GTGAGCCGGCGCAAGATCGTCGAGGCGATGGTTGCGCTGGTCGGGGAGGGCGATCCCGCGCCCCCCGCCGAGCAGATCGCCGCGCGTGCCGGGGTGGGCCTGCGCACCGTCTTCCGCCAGTTCGCCGACATGGAGGCGATCTACGCCGGCATGGCCGAGCGGCTCGCGCGCGAATATCACGACTGGCTCGATCCATTCACGGCGGCGGACTGGCGCGGGCAGTTGGGCGAGATGCTGGCGCGCCGGCTCGACACCTATGAGCGGCTGATGCCGTACAAGCGCGCCGCCGACGCGCATCGTCACGCCTCCGCGACGATCCAGCGGCATCATGCCGGCGTGCTGGCGACGATGCGCGAGCGGCTGGTCGGGCTGCTGCCGCCGGCGGTCGCGGGGGACGCCGTGCTGCTGGAGGCGATCGACCTGCTGCTCAGCTTCGAGACGTGGCAGCGGCTGCGGCTCGATCAGAACCTGTCGCCGGAAAACGCCCGCGCGGTGGTGGCGGGGGCGATCGCGCGGCTGTTGCCGCAGGAGGATGTGAAATGA